From a single Opisthocomus hoazin isolate bOpiHoa1 chromosome 6, bOpiHoa1.hap1, whole genome shotgun sequence genomic region:
- the LOC104338396 gene encoding hexokinase HKDC1 isoform X3, whose product MAQLFDYVADCLLDFMETNNLKHKKLPLGFTFSFPCKQTKLEEGVLLAWTKYFKVRGVQDTDVVSSLCKALQKHKDIDVDVLALVNDTVGTMMTCGYDDQRCEVGLIIGSGTNACYMEEMRHIDLLEGDEGRMCINTEWGAFGDDGALDDLRTEFDRELDLGSLNPGKQLFEKMISSLYLGELVRLILLKMTKEGLLFNGKVSTALLTKGKIEMKHVSAMEKYKEGLGNTKEILTELNLFPSEEDCIAVQHVCTIVSFRSANLCAATLAAILTRLRENKKLLRMRTTVGIDGGLYKTHPQYAKRLHKVVRRLVPNCDVRFLLSPSGSGKGAAMVTAVAYRLAAQRKQIDATLTPFLLSLETLREVKSKMRTEMEYGLKRETQGSATVKMLPTYVCGTPDGTEKGKFLALDLGGTNFRVLLVKIRSGRRRSVQMYNKIFAIPLEIMQGTGEELFDHIVQCIADFLEYMGIKGARLPLGFTFSFPCRQASIDKGTLVGWTKGFKATDCEGEDVVDMLREAIRRRNEFDLDIVAVVNDTVGTMMTCGYEDPNCEIGLIAGTGSNVCYMEDMKNIEIVEGNEGRMCINTEWGGFGDNGCIDSIRTKYDQEVDESSLNPGKQRYEKMTSGMYLGEIVRQILIDLTKQGLLFRGQISESLRRRGIFETKFLSQIESDRLALLQVRRILQQLGLDSTCEDSIIVKEVCGVVSKRAAQLCGAGLAAIVEKKRENRGVEHLQITVGVDGTLYKLHPHFSRVLHETVKELAPQCDVTFMLSEDGSGKGAALITAVAKRLHNVGQK is encoded by the exons ATGGCTCAG CTCTTTGATTATGTTGCTGACTGTCTGTTAGACTTCATGGAGACCAATAacctgaagcataagaagttacCTCTTGGCTTTACGTTTTCTTTCCCGTGCAAACAGACCAAATTGGAAGAG GGGGTTCTTCTTGCCTGGACGAAATACTTCAAGGTCCGAGGAGTTCAGGACACAGATGTGGTCAGCTCTCTGTGCAAGGCTCTCCAGAAGCATAAG GACATAGATGTTGATGTTCTGGCTCTCGTCAATGACACTGTGGGAACCATGATGACTTGCGGTTATGATGACCAGCGCTGTGAAGTTGGACTCATAATTG GGTCTGGCACCAACGCATGCTACATGGAGGAAATGAGGCACATTGATCTGCTGGAAGGTGATGAAGGGAGGATGTGCATTAACACAGAGTGGGGTGCCTTTGGAGATGATGGTGCTTTGGATGACCTCCGCACAGAGTTTGATCGGGAGCTCGATCTGGGATCTCTCAATCCTGGAAAACAATT ATTTGAGAAGATGATCAGCAGCCTGTATTTGGGGGAACTTGTAAGACTCATTCTCCTAAAAATGACAAAGGAAGGTCTGCTCTTCAACGGGAAAGTGTCAACAGCTCTGCTTACTAAGGGCAAGATTGAAATGAAACACGTGTCTGCAATGGAAAA atataaggaaggtCTGGGCAACACAAAAGAGATCCTGACAGAACTGAACCTGTTTCCCTCTGAAGAGGACTGCATTGCTGTTCAGCATGTCTGCACCATCGTTTCCTTCCGCTCAGCCAACCTCTGTGCTGCCACCTTAGCAGCCATACTGACCCGACTGAGAGAGAATAAAAAACTGCTAAGGATGCGAACCACTGTTGGGATTGATGGGGGACTCTATAAAACGCACCCCCA ATATGCCAAGCGTCTGCACAAGGTGGTGAGAAGGCTGGTCCCAAACTGTGATGTTCGGTTCCTCCTCTCTCCGAGTGGCAGTGGGAAGGGGGCTGCCATGGTCACAGCAGTGGCATACAGGCTGGCTGCTCAGCGCAAGCAAATCGATGCCACTCTCACACCATTCCTGCTGTCCCTGGAGACCCTCAGAGAGGTTAAGAGTAAAATGAGGACCGAGATGGAATACGGGCTAAAGCGAGAGACACAAGGCAGCGCCACCGTGAAGATGTTACCTACATATGTCTGTGGGACACCAGATGGAACAG AGAAAGGAAAGTTCCTAGCCCTTGATCTTGGTGGGACAAATTTCAGGGTTCTTCTGGTCAAAATTAGAAGCGGGAGAAGAAGATCAGTGCAAATGTATAACAAAATCTTTGCCATTCCTTTGGAGATCATGCAAGGGACAGGGGAAGAG CTCTTTGACCATATTGTCCAGTGTATAGCAGACTTTCTGGAGTATATGGGAATTAAAGGTGCTCGACTGCCACTAggcttcaccttctccttcccatGCAGGCAAGCCAGCATTGACAAG GGAACGCTTGTGGGATGGACAAAAGGCTTCAAGGCAACAGACTGTGAGGGGGAAGATGTTGTTGATATGCTGAGAGAGGCCATCAGGAGAAGAAAT GAGTTTGACTTGGACATTGTAGCGGTGGTGAATGACACTGTTGGAACAATGATGACATGTGGATATGAGGATCCAAACTGTGAGATTGGCCTTATTGCAG GAACAGGCAGCAACGTGTGCTACATGGAGGACATGAAAAACATAGAAATAGTGGAAGGGAATGAAGGAAGGATGTGCATTAATACAGAATGGGGAGGATTTGGTGACAATGGCTGCATTGACAGCATCAGAACAAAATATGATCAAGAAGTAGATGAAAGCTCACTAAACCCAGGGAAACAGAG GTATGAAAAAATGACCAGTGGAATGTACCTAGGTGAAATAGTAAGGCAAATTTTGATTGACTTAACAAAACAAGGATTGCTGTTCAGAGGGCAGATTTCGGAATCACTCAGGAGAAGAGGCATATTTGAAACAAAATTCCTGTCTCAAATTGAGAG CGACCGGCTCGCCCTCCTCCAAGTCCGGCGAATTCTGCAGCAGCTTGGCTTGGACAGCACATGTGAAGACAGCATCATTGTGAAAGAGGTGTGTGGAGTTGTTTCGAAGAGAGCTGCCCAGCTCTGTGGGGCAGGACTGGCGGCTATtgtagagaagaagagagaaaaccgaGGTGTGGAGCACTTGCAAATCACCGTTGGAGTAGATGGGACTTTGTACAAGCTCCATCCACA tttttctaGAGTCCTGCATGAAACAGTGAAGGAACTGGCACCTCAGTGTGATGTGACTTTCATGCTCTCTGAAGATGGAAGTGGGAAGGGAGCTGCTCTCATTACTGCAGTAGCAAAAAGATTGCATAATGTTGGACAGAAGTAA
- the LOC104338396 gene encoding hexokinase HKDC1 isoform X1: protein MFAVHLLAFHFTKLKEDQIKKVDRYLYHMRLSDDVLLGMMARFHAEMVKGLGRDTNPTATVKMLPTFVRSLPDGSEKGEFLAVDLGGSQFCAHRVKVFDDGKQSSQLESKFYPTPKEVIQGNGAELFDYVADCLLDFMETNNLKHKKLPLGFTFSFPCKQTKLEEGVLLAWTKYFKVRGVQDTDVVSSLCKALQKHKDIDVDVLALVNDTVGTMMTCGYDDQRCEVGLIIGSGTNACYMEEMRHIDLLEGDEGRMCINTEWGAFGDDGALDDLRTEFDRELDLGSLNPGKQLFEKMISSLYLGELVRLILLKMTKEGLLFNGKVSTALLTKGKIEMKHVSAMEKYKEGLGNTKEILTELNLFPSEEDCIAVQHVCTIVSFRSANLCAATLAAILTRLRENKKLLRMRTTVGIDGGLYKTHPQYAKRLHKVVRRLVPNCDVRFLLSPSGSGKGAAMVTAVAYRLAAQRKQIDATLTPFLLSLETLREVKSKMRTEMEYGLKRETQGSATVKMLPTYVCGTPDGTEKGKFLALDLGGTNFRVLLVKIRSGRRRSVQMYNKIFAIPLEIMQGTGEELFDHIVQCIADFLEYMGIKGARLPLGFTFSFPCRQASIDKGTLVGWTKGFKATDCEGEDVVDMLREAIRRRNEFDLDIVAVVNDTVGTMMTCGYEDPNCEIGLIAGTGSNVCYMEDMKNIEIVEGNEGRMCINTEWGGFGDNGCIDSIRTKYDQEVDESSLNPGKQRYEKMTSGMYLGEIVRQILIDLTKQGLLFRGQISESLRRRGIFETKFLSQIESDRLALLQVRRILQQLGLDSTCEDSIIVKEVCGVVSKRAAQLCGAGLAAIVEKKRENRGVEHLQITVGVDGTLYKLHPHFSRVLHETVKELAPQCDVTFMLSEDGSGKGAALITAVAKRLHNVGQK, encoded by the exons ATGTTTGCTGTCCACTTGCTAGCTTTCCATTTCACAAAGCTAAAAGAGGATCAAATAAAAAAG GTTGACCGGTACCTGTATCACATGCGTCTCTCCGACGATGTCTTGCTGGGCATGATGGCTCGCTTCCACGCTGAGATGGTGAAGGGCCTAGGGAGAGACACGAACCCCACGGCAACAGTAAAAATGCTGCCGACATTTGTGCGCTCGCTTCCTGATGGCTCAG AGAAGGGTGAATTCCTTGCTGTTGACCTGGGtggctcccagttttgtgccCACCGAGTGAAAGTGTTTGATGACGGGAAGCAGAGCAGCCAGCTGGAGAGCAAGTTTTACCCCACACCCAAGGAGGTCATACAGGGGAACGGAGCTGAG CTCTTTGATTATGTTGCTGACTGTCTGTTAGACTTCATGGAGACCAATAacctgaagcataagaagttacCTCTTGGCTTTACGTTTTCTTTCCCGTGCAAACAGACCAAATTGGAAGAG GGGGTTCTTCTTGCCTGGACGAAATACTTCAAGGTCCGAGGAGTTCAGGACACAGATGTGGTCAGCTCTCTGTGCAAGGCTCTCCAGAAGCATAAG GACATAGATGTTGATGTTCTGGCTCTCGTCAATGACACTGTGGGAACCATGATGACTTGCGGTTATGATGACCAGCGCTGTGAAGTTGGACTCATAATTG GGTCTGGCACCAACGCATGCTACATGGAGGAAATGAGGCACATTGATCTGCTGGAAGGTGATGAAGGGAGGATGTGCATTAACACAGAGTGGGGTGCCTTTGGAGATGATGGTGCTTTGGATGACCTCCGCACAGAGTTTGATCGGGAGCTCGATCTGGGATCTCTCAATCCTGGAAAACAATT ATTTGAGAAGATGATCAGCAGCCTGTATTTGGGGGAACTTGTAAGACTCATTCTCCTAAAAATGACAAAGGAAGGTCTGCTCTTCAACGGGAAAGTGTCAACAGCTCTGCTTACTAAGGGCAAGATTGAAATGAAACACGTGTCTGCAATGGAAAA atataaggaaggtCTGGGCAACACAAAAGAGATCCTGACAGAACTGAACCTGTTTCCCTCTGAAGAGGACTGCATTGCTGTTCAGCATGTCTGCACCATCGTTTCCTTCCGCTCAGCCAACCTCTGTGCTGCCACCTTAGCAGCCATACTGACCCGACTGAGAGAGAATAAAAAACTGCTAAGGATGCGAACCACTGTTGGGATTGATGGGGGACTCTATAAAACGCACCCCCA ATATGCCAAGCGTCTGCACAAGGTGGTGAGAAGGCTGGTCCCAAACTGTGATGTTCGGTTCCTCCTCTCTCCGAGTGGCAGTGGGAAGGGGGCTGCCATGGTCACAGCAGTGGCATACAGGCTGGCTGCTCAGCGCAAGCAAATCGATGCCACTCTCACACCATTCCTGCTGTCCCTGGAGACCCTCAGAGAGGTTAAGAGTAAAATGAGGACCGAGATGGAATACGGGCTAAAGCGAGAGACACAAGGCAGCGCCACCGTGAAGATGTTACCTACATATGTCTGTGGGACACCAGATGGAACAG AGAAAGGAAAGTTCCTAGCCCTTGATCTTGGTGGGACAAATTTCAGGGTTCTTCTGGTCAAAATTAGAAGCGGGAGAAGAAGATCAGTGCAAATGTATAACAAAATCTTTGCCATTCCTTTGGAGATCATGCAAGGGACAGGGGAAGAG CTCTTTGACCATATTGTCCAGTGTATAGCAGACTTTCTGGAGTATATGGGAATTAAAGGTGCTCGACTGCCACTAggcttcaccttctccttcccatGCAGGCAAGCCAGCATTGACAAG GGAACGCTTGTGGGATGGACAAAAGGCTTCAAGGCAACAGACTGTGAGGGGGAAGATGTTGTTGATATGCTGAGAGAGGCCATCAGGAGAAGAAAT GAGTTTGACTTGGACATTGTAGCGGTGGTGAATGACACTGTTGGAACAATGATGACATGTGGATATGAGGATCCAAACTGTGAGATTGGCCTTATTGCAG GAACAGGCAGCAACGTGTGCTACATGGAGGACATGAAAAACATAGAAATAGTGGAAGGGAATGAAGGAAGGATGTGCATTAATACAGAATGGGGAGGATTTGGTGACAATGGCTGCATTGACAGCATCAGAACAAAATATGATCAAGAAGTAGATGAAAGCTCACTAAACCCAGGGAAACAGAG GTATGAAAAAATGACCAGTGGAATGTACCTAGGTGAAATAGTAAGGCAAATTTTGATTGACTTAACAAAACAAGGATTGCTGTTCAGAGGGCAGATTTCGGAATCACTCAGGAGAAGAGGCATATTTGAAACAAAATTCCTGTCTCAAATTGAGAG CGACCGGCTCGCCCTCCTCCAAGTCCGGCGAATTCTGCAGCAGCTTGGCTTGGACAGCACATGTGAAGACAGCATCATTGTGAAAGAGGTGTGTGGAGTTGTTTCGAAGAGAGCTGCCCAGCTCTGTGGGGCAGGACTGGCGGCTATtgtagagaagaagagagaaaaccgaGGTGTGGAGCACTTGCAAATCACCGTTGGAGTAGATGGGACTTTGTACAAGCTCCATCCACA tttttctaGAGTCCTGCATGAAACAGTGAAGGAACTGGCACCTCAGTGTGATGTGACTTTCATGCTCTCTGAAGATGGAAGTGGGAAGGGAGCTGCTCTCATTACTGCAGTAGCAAAAAGATTGCATAATGTTGGACAGAAGTAA
- the LOC104338396 gene encoding hexokinase HKDC1 isoform X2 codes for MFAVHLLAFHFTKLKEDQIKKVDRYLYHMRLSDDVLLGMMARFHAEMVKGLGRDTNPTATVKMLPTFVRSLPDGSEKGEFLAVDLGGSQFCAHRVKVFDDGKQSSQLESKFYPTPKEVIQGNGAELFDYVADCLLDFMETNNLKHKKLPLGFTFSFPCKQTKLEEGVLLAWTKYFKVRGVQDTDVVSSLCKALQKHKDIDVDVLALVNDTVGTMMTCGYDDQRCEVGLIIGSGTNACYMEEMRHIDLLEGDEGRMCINTEWGAFGDDGALDDLRTEFDRELDLGSLNPGKQLFEKMISSLYLGELVRLILLKMTKEGLLFNGKVSTALLTKGKIEMKHVSAMEKYKEGLGNTKEILTELNLFPSEEDCIAVQHVCTIVSFRSANLCAATLAAILTRLRENKKLLRMRTTVGIDGGLYKTHPQYAKRLHKVVRRLVPNCDVRFLLSPSGSGKGAAMVTAVAYRLAAQRKQIDATLTPFLLSLETLREVKSKMRTEMEYGLKRETQGSATVKMLPTYVCGTPDGTEKGKFLALDLGGTNFRVLLVKIRSGRRRSVQMYNKIFAIPLEIMQGTGEELFDHIVQCIADFLEYMGIKGARLPLGFTFSFPCRQASIDKGTLVGWTKGFKATDCEGEDVVDMLREAIRRRNEFDLDIVAVVNDTVGTMMTCGYEDPNCEIGLIAGTGSNVCYMEDMKNIEIVEGNEGRMCINTEWGGFGDNGCIDSIRTKYDQEVDESSLNPGKQSDRLALLQVRRILQQLGLDSTCEDSIIVKEVCGVVSKRAAQLCGAGLAAIVEKKRENRGVEHLQITVGVDGTLYKLHPHFSRVLHETVKELAPQCDVTFMLSEDGSGKGAALITAVAKRLHNVGQK; via the exons ATGTTTGCTGTCCACTTGCTAGCTTTCCATTTCACAAAGCTAAAAGAGGATCAAATAAAAAAG GTTGACCGGTACCTGTATCACATGCGTCTCTCCGACGATGTCTTGCTGGGCATGATGGCTCGCTTCCACGCTGAGATGGTGAAGGGCCTAGGGAGAGACACGAACCCCACGGCAACAGTAAAAATGCTGCCGACATTTGTGCGCTCGCTTCCTGATGGCTCAG AGAAGGGTGAATTCCTTGCTGTTGACCTGGGtggctcccagttttgtgccCACCGAGTGAAAGTGTTTGATGACGGGAAGCAGAGCAGCCAGCTGGAGAGCAAGTTTTACCCCACACCCAAGGAGGTCATACAGGGGAACGGAGCTGAG CTCTTTGATTATGTTGCTGACTGTCTGTTAGACTTCATGGAGACCAATAacctgaagcataagaagttacCTCTTGGCTTTACGTTTTCTTTCCCGTGCAAACAGACCAAATTGGAAGAG GGGGTTCTTCTTGCCTGGACGAAATACTTCAAGGTCCGAGGAGTTCAGGACACAGATGTGGTCAGCTCTCTGTGCAAGGCTCTCCAGAAGCATAAG GACATAGATGTTGATGTTCTGGCTCTCGTCAATGACACTGTGGGAACCATGATGACTTGCGGTTATGATGACCAGCGCTGTGAAGTTGGACTCATAATTG GGTCTGGCACCAACGCATGCTACATGGAGGAAATGAGGCACATTGATCTGCTGGAAGGTGATGAAGGGAGGATGTGCATTAACACAGAGTGGGGTGCCTTTGGAGATGATGGTGCTTTGGATGACCTCCGCACAGAGTTTGATCGGGAGCTCGATCTGGGATCTCTCAATCCTGGAAAACAATT ATTTGAGAAGATGATCAGCAGCCTGTATTTGGGGGAACTTGTAAGACTCATTCTCCTAAAAATGACAAAGGAAGGTCTGCTCTTCAACGGGAAAGTGTCAACAGCTCTGCTTACTAAGGGCAAGATTGAAATGAAACACGTGTCTGCAATGGAAAA atataaggaaggtCTGGGCAACACAAAAGAGATCCTGACAGAACTGAACCTGTTTCCCTCTGAAGAGGACTGCATTGCTGTTCAGCATGTCTGCACCATCGTTTCCTTCCGCTCAGCCAACCTCTGTGCTGCCACCTTAGCAGCCATACTGACCCGACTGAGAGAGAATAAAAAACTGCTAAGGATGCGAACCACTGTTGGGATTGATGGGGGACTCTATAAAACGCACCCCCA ATATGCCAAGCGTCTGCACAAGGTGGTGAGAAGGCTGGTCCCAAACTGTGATGTTCGGTTCCTCCTCTCTCCGAGTGGCAGTGGGAAGGGGGCTGCCATGGTCACAGCAGTGGCATACAGGCTGGCTGCTCAGCGCAAGCAAATCGATGCCACTCTCACACCATTCCTGCTGTCCCTGGAGACCCTCAGAGAGGTTAAGAGTAAAATGAGGACCGAGATGGAATACGGGCTAAAGCGAGAGACACAAGGCAGCGCCACCGTGAAGATGTTACCTACATATGTCTGTGGGACACCAGATGGAACAG AGAAAGGAAAGTTCCTAGCCCTTGATCTTGGTGGGACAAATTTCAGGGTTCTTCTGGTCAAAATTAGAAGCGGGAGAAGAAGATCAGTGCAAATGTATAACAAAATCTTTGCCATTCCTTTGGAGATCATGCAAGGGACAGGGGAAGAG CTCTTTGACCATATTGTCCAGTGTATAGCAGACTTTCTGGAGTATATGGGAATTAAAGGTGCTCGACTGCCACTAggcttcaccttctccttcccatGCAGGCAAGCCAGCATTGACAAG GGAACGCTTGTGGGATGGACAAAAGGCTTCAAGGCAACAGACTGTGAGGGGGAAGATGTTGTTGATATGCTGAGAGAGGCCATCAGGAGAAGAAAT GAGTTTGACTTGGACATTGTAGCGGTGGTGAATGACACTGTTGGAACAATGATGACATGTGGATATGAGGATCCAAACTGTGAGATTGGCCTTATTGCAG GAACAGGCAGCAACGTGTGCTACATGGAGGACATGAAAAACATAGAAATAGTGGAAGGGAATGAAGGAAGGATGTGCATTAATACAGAATGGGGAGGATTTGGTGACAATGGCTGCATTGACAGCATCAGAACAAAATATGATCAAGAAGTAGATGAAAGCTCACTAAACCCAGGGAAACAGAG CGACCGGCTCGCCCTCCTCCAAGTCCGGCGAATTCTGCAGCAGCTTGGCTTGGACAGCACATGTGAAGACAGCATCATTGTGAAAGAGGTGTGTGGAGTTGTTTCGAAGAGAGCTGCCCAGCTCTGTGGGGCAGGACTGGCGGCTATtgtagagaagaagagagaaaaccgaGGTGTGGAGCACTTGCAAATCACCGTTGGAGTAGATGGGACTTTGTACAAGCTCCATCCACA tttttctaGAGTCCTGCATGAAACAGTGAAGGAACTGGCACCTCAGTGTGATGTGACTTTCATGCTCTCTGAAGATGGAAGTGGGAAGGGAGCTGCTCTCATTACTGCAGTAGCAAAAAGATTGCATAATGTTGGACAGAAGTAA